One window of Oreochromis niloticus isolate F11D_XX linkage group LG23, O_niloticus_UMD_NMBU, whole genome shotgun sequence genomic DNA carries:
- the LOC102075999 gene encoding circumsporozoite protein-like → MIQKFILLGEAEADAEDAAAEDGPGEDAADAAGVDEGAEAGPGEDAADADAAGEDEGAEAGPGEDEGAEAGPGEDEGAEAGPGEDEGAEAGPGEDEGAEAGAAGDGVGPAGGGAAGGGWTGSSVPQRKQQGEEAHRTPQRKLLQNQ, encoded by the coding sequence ATGATACAAAAGTTTATTCTGCTGGGCGAGGCTGAAGCTGATGCCGAGGATGCGGCCGCGGAGGatggaccaggcgaggatgcGGCCGACGCCGCAGGCGTGGATGAGGGCGcggaggccggaccaggcgaggatGCGGCCGATGCCGACGCCGCAGGCGAGGATGAGGGCGcggaggccggaccaggcgaggatgaGGGCGcggaggccggaccaggcgaggatgaGGGCGcggaggccggaccaggcgaggatgaGGGCGcggaggccggaccaggcgaggatgaGGGCGCGGAGGCTGGCGCCGCAGGCGATGGCGTGGGACCCGCAGGTGGTGGCGCCGCAGGCggtggctggacgggctcctcggtccCCCAGCGGAAGCAGCAGGGTGAGGAGGCTCACAGGACCCCTCAGCGGAAGCTGCTGCAGAACCAGTAG